A genomic stretch from Niallia sp. XMNu-256 includes:
- a CDS encoding electron transfer flavoprotein subunit beta/FixA family protein: protein MNILVLVKQTFDTEEKIVIQNGQIGEDSVEFILNPYDEFAVEEAIKIKEDLGAEVTVLTVGPDRSEGVLRTALAMGADKGIFIELEEEEVDEYTLSKYIAAAIKGKEYDLILGGNMAVDSGSGQVAIRVSEELGIPQVSSITKLSLEGGKALVERDVEGDVEVVEVNLPFLATTQQGLNEPRYPSLPGIMKAKKKPIERLMIDDLELSEDDLAVRTSISDQFLPAKKQAGRIFEGEVQQQITELVQVLRTEAKIV from the coding sequence ATGAATATTTTAGTGTTAGTGAAACAGACTTTTGATACTGAAGAGAAGATTGTGATTCAAAACGGTCAGATAGGCGAGGACAGTGTAGAGTTTATTCTTAATCCATATGATGAATTTGCAGTGGAAGAAGCTATAAAGATCAAAGAAGATTTAGGTGCGGAAGTTACCGTATTGACGGTTGGACCTGATCGTTCTGAAGGTGTATTGAGAACGGCACTTGCTATGGGAGCGGATAAAGGGATTTTTATAGAATTAGAGGAAGAGGAAGTTGACGAGTATACGCTCAGCAAATATATCGCCGCAGCAATTAAAGGAAAAGAATACGATTTAATTCTTGGCGGGAATATGGCAGTGGATTCAGGATCGGGTCAGGTCGCCATCCGGGTATCCGAAGAATTAGGCATTCCTCAAGTCTCTTCAATTACAAAACTATCACTAGAAGGGGGTAAAGCCTTAGTTGAAAGAGATGTTGAAGGGGATGTGGAAGTTGTTGAAGTCAATCTTCCGTTCTTGGCAACCACACAACAAGGTTTGAACGAGCCCCGATATCCTTCTTTGCCAGGGATTATGAAAGCGAAGAAAAAGCCCATTGAACGTTTGATGATAGACGATCTAGAGTTATCTGAAGATGATTTAGCCGTCAGAACTTCCATTTCAGATCAATTTTTACCTGCAAAAAAACAAGCGGGACGCATTTTTGAAGGTGAAGTTCAGCAACAGATTACTGAACTTGTTCAAGTACTTCGAACTGAAGCTAAAATAGTCTAA
- a CDS encoding electron transfer flavoprotein subunit alpha/FixB family protein produces MSKKILVFAEIKDGKLRNISFEALTAAQQLSEGGEVSVTLFGQGASSFVEAVSQYGPNKVYVVEDEALTVFTTDAYAQALCQLIDEVQADVILMGHTAIGKDVAPRVAARLGVGLVSDCTGVDLENGNIVFTRPIYSGKAFQKKIFNQGKVFATLRPNNFEIKENPAHAEVISFQPVIKDLRVIVKDIVRKTRNGVDLSEAKVIISGGRGVKGTEGFKLLQEFAEVLGGAVGASRGACDAEYCDYSLQIGQTGKVVTPDLYIACGISGAIQHLAGMSNSKIIVAINKDPEAPIFQVADYGIVGDLFEVLPLLTEEFKKVLVSS; encoded by the coding sequence ATGAGTAAAAAAATACTTGTTTTTGCAGAAATCAAAGATGGGAAATTACGTAATATTTCGTTTGAAGCTTTAACTGCAGCTCAACAGTTGTCAGAAGGCGGTGAAGTTTCTGTAACGCTTTTTGGTCAAGGAGCATCCTCTTTTGTAGAGGCAGTAAGCCAATATGGGCCTAATAAAGTATATGTTGTTGAAGATGAAGCTTTAACTGTCTTTACAACCGATGCGTATGCCCAAGCTCTATGTCAACTGATTGATGAAGTTCAAGCGGATGTTATTCTAATGGGGCATACAGCTATTGGTAAAGATGTAGCCCCGAGAGTGGCTGCAAGATTAGGAGTTGGCCTAGTTTCGGATTGCACAGGCGTAGATTTGGAAAATGGCAATATTGTCTTTACACGTCCGATTTATTCAGGAAAAGCATTTCAAAAAAAGATATTTAACCAGGGGAAAGTGTTTGCAACTCTGCGTCCAAATAACTTCGAGATAAAAGAAAATCCTGCCCATGCTGAGGTCATTTCATTCCAGCCGGTAATTAAAGATTTACGAGTAATTGTGAAAGACATCGTTCGAAAAACAAGGAACGGGGTTGATCTAAGTGAAGCAAAGGTGATCATTTCCGGTGGCCGTGGTGTGAAAGGTACAGAAGGCTTCAAGTTACTTCAAGAATTTGCAGAAGTTTTAGGCGGAGCTGTCGGAGCATCGCGTGGGGCCTGTGATGCAGAATACTGTGACTACTCATTGCAAATTGGACAAACTGGAAAGGTCGTAACTCCCGATTTATATATCGCTTGCGGGATTTCCGGTGCCATTCAGCATTTGGCAGGAATGTCTAATTCGAAAATAATTGTAGCTATCAACAAGGACCCAGAAGCACCGATTTTCCAAGTAGCGGATTATGGAATTGTAGGCGATTTATTTGAAGTGCTCCCTCTTTTGACTGAAGAATTTAAAAAAGTTCTTGTTTCCAGCTAG